A genomic segment from Leptolyngbya boryana PCC 6306 encodes:
- a CDS encoding 4Fe-4S single cluster domain-containing protein — translation MHTKPDAYQELLEIPPGYLNIMGYVDESAVNGPGCRAVIWVQGCLRECPGCFNPASWSFEANQLVTIESLVEKILSNDRNQGVTFSGGEPFWQAPALASLARQVKAAGLNVMSFTGFTLEQLRSEFAPAGAQDLLAELDLMIDGAYVESLAIHSPDSLVSSSNQRVHVFNPELHDRLTWASDQIEIHVLKNGDRIITGFQGQMSLTE, via the coding sequence ATGCACACCAAACCTGACGCTTATCAAGAACTGCTCGAGATTCCCCCTGGATATCTCAACATTATGGGCTATGTCGATGAGTCAGCCGTAAACGGGCCTGGATGCCGAGCGGTGATTTGGGTGCAAGGATGCTTACGCGAATGTCCAGGATGCTTTAATCCAGCTTCTTGGTCGTTTGAAGCCAATCAACTGGTCACGATTGAGAGTCTAGTCGAGAAGATTTTGAGCAACGATCGCAATCAAGGTGTGACTTTTTCCGGTGGAGAACCGTTCTGGCAAGCTCCTGCGCTTGCAAGTCTGGCGCGCCAAGTGAAAGCTGCTGGATTGAATGTGATGTCGTTTACTGGATTCACCTTAGAGCAATTGCGATCCGAGTTTGCTCCAGCAGGCGCTCAAGATCTGCTTGCAGAACTCGATTTAATGATTGATGGTGCTTATGTTGAATCATTAGCGATTCACAGTCCTGACTCTCTTGTGTCTTCAAGCAATCAGAGAGTGCATGTCTTTAATCCGGAATTGCATGATCGCTTAACTTGGGCGAGCGATCAAATTGAAATTCACGTCCTCAAAAATGGCGATCGCATTATTACTGGCTTCCAAGGTCAGATGTCTCTCACAGAGTAA
- a CDS encoding radical SAM protein, which translates to MQTTQFASVYGPVKSWRFGRSLGIDPIGSVSTCSFNCVYCQLGEIEQQNATRKIFVPTERIRQDLLGFQPWDIDVITLSGSGEPTLAQNLGEIITMAQILTGKSVGVLTNGSLLGDSSVRAELAIADFVAVKIDAVCDQQFQGINRPVQNLTLDKIWSGLKQFRQRYRGQLAIQTMLLSPWRDQDQINYITHLQELCPQEIQLNTPTRPKPLEHQLDARGNHELLQSYPVRSLKPVSEEVLKQFRDRIQAVLDVPVRYPALIH; encoded by the coding sequence ATGCAAACCACGCAATTCGCTTCAGTGTATGGGCCTGTAAAATCTTGGCGTTTCGGTCGATCGCTCGGCATCGATCCGATTGGTTCAGTTTCAACTTGCTCATTTAACTGTGTTTACTGTCAACTGGGAGAAATCGAGCAGCAAAACGCGACTCGCAAAATCTTTGTCCCGACAGAGCGAATTCGGCAGGATCTTCTTGGCTTTCAGCCTTGGGATATTGATGTCATCACGTTGAGCGGAAGTGGGGAACCGACGCTAGCTCAAAATCTGGGCGAAATCATTACGATGGCTCAGATTCTCACTGGTAAATCGGTCGGAGTGCTGACCAATGGCAGCCTACTGGGGGATTCCTCAGTGCGTGCGGAATTAGCGATCGCCGATTTCGTCGCTGTCAAAATTGATGCCGTCTGTGATCAACAATTTCAAGGCATTAACCGCCCCGTTCAAAATTTGACTCTCGACAAAATTTGGTCAGGTTTGAAGCAATTTCGACAACGCTACCGAGGACAGCTTGCCATTCAAACAATGCTGCTTTCTCCCTGGCGCGATCAAGACCAAATCAACTACATTACCCACCTACAAGAACTATGCCCCCAAGAAATTCAACTCAATACGCCCACGCGCCCTAAACCGCTAGAACATCAATTAGATGCGCGGGGCAACCATGAACTGCTTCAGTCTTATCCAGTGCGATCGCTTAAACCCGTGAGCGAAGAAGTGCTGAAGCAGTTTCGCGATCGCATTCAAGCTGTGCTTGATGTTCCAGTTCGTTATCCCGCTTTAATCCATTGA
- a CDS encoding bifunctional acetate--CoA ligase family protein/GNAT family N-acetyltransferase has product MTIVSFANCQSDRVHDIWRSGYHPLDAIFSPKTIAVIGATERDGSVGRTVLWNLMSHPFGGTIFPVNPQRPSVLGIKAYPTIADVPEAVDLAIIATPAPTVPDLVGECVDANVKGVIILSAGFREVGSAGVELEQQIRAHLKRGQLRLIGPNCLGVMNPHLGLNATFANSIAKPGKVGFISQSGALCSAILDWSFHENVGFSSFISIGSMLDVDWGDLIYYLGDDPHTESIVIYMESIGDPRSFLSAAREVALTKPIIVIKAGRTEAAAKAATSHTGAMAGSDDVFNAALRRCGVLRVDSISDLFDMAEVLAKQPRPKGSRLTIITNAGGPGVLATDALVTNGGTLAELSPETIEALNQHLPAHWSHHNPIDILGDAEPERYAKALEIAAQDPNSDGLLVILTPQAMTDPTRTAQQLQSYSQLGKPILTSWMGNSEIAAGAELLNQAKIPTFAYPDTAARLFNYMWRYSYNLRGIYETPTLAEAETVNRLEIEQIIQNARTARRTLLTEFESKQFLAAYGIPTVETQVARSAEAAVQVAEKLGYPVVLKLYSETITHKTDVGGVQLNLLNAEAVREAYQAIAATVLQRTQDAQAFLGVTVQPMIQREGYELIIGSSLDPQFGSVMLFGSGGQLVEVYRDRAIALPPLNTTLARRMMEQTHIYRALQGVRGRKAVDLAALEQLLVRFSQLVVEQRWIKEIEINPLLASADKLLALDARIVLHDPDVTEAELPKLAVRPYPSQFTWKYKLSDQKEVTIRPIRPEDEPLLIQFHQTLSEESVYFRYFHMIGLKQRIAHERLTRLCFIDYDRELALVAERKDAQTGASEILAIARLSKLHATNDAEFGMMVNDRYQRQGLGTMLLNCLLKVGRHEHLERIRAEILCENRAMQRVCEKLGFQLRRDAEEGVMKAEISFAIDE; this is encoded by the coding sequence ATGACTATTGTTTCTTTCGCAAATTGTCAGAGCGATCGCGTTCATGACATTTGGCGCTCTGGATATCATCCGCTGGATGCAATCTTCTCACCGAAAACGATTGCCGTCATTGGTGCAACTGAGCGAGATGGCAGTGTAGGAAGAACGGTACTCTGGAACTTGATGAGCCATCCATTTGGAGGCACAATTTTTCCAGTAAATCCGCAACGACCGAGCGTTTTGGGAATCAAAGCGTATCCTACGATCGCGGACGTTCCCGAAGCAGTTGATCTCGCGATTATTGCCACGCCTGCGCCGACGGTTCCTGATCTTGTCGGCGAATGTGTGGATGCGAATGTCAAGGGTGTGATTATTCTTTCGGCTGGCTTTCGTGAAGTTGGCTCAGCGGGTGTCGAGCTAGAACAACAAATTCGCGCCCATCTGAAACGAGGTCAGTTGAGATTGATTGGTCCAAACTGTCTCGGTGTCATGAATCCTCATTTGGGGTTGAATGCAACCTTTGCAAATTCGATCGCGAAACCTGGAAAAGTCGGCTTTATCAGCCAGAGTGGTGCTTTGTGTAGTGCGATTTTGGATTGGAGCTTTCATGAAAATGTGGGCTTTAGCTCATTTATCTCGATCGGCTCAATGCTCGATGTCGATTGGGGCGATTTGATTTACTATCTCGGTGATGATCCCCACACTGAGAGCATCGTGATCTATATGGAATCGATCGGCGATCCACGATCGTTTCTTTCTGCCGCGCGAGAAGTTGCACTGACTAAACCGATTATTGTGATTAAAGCCGGACGAACTGAAGCAGCGGCTAAAGCTGCCACGTCTCATACCGGAGCAATGGCGGGTAGCGATGATGTGTTTAATGCTGCACTGCGGCGCTGTGGTGTTCTGAGAGTCGATAGCATTTCTGACTTGTTTGATATGGCAGAAGTCCTAGCAAAACAGCCTCGTCCGAAAGGTTCACGACTGACGATTATCACAAATGCAGGTGGCCCCGGTGTGCTTGCAACCGATGCTTTAGTGACAAATGGTGGAACTTTAGCTGAGCTATCACCCGAAACGATTGAGGCACTCAATCAGCATCTTCCTGCACATTGGAGTCATCACAATCCCATCGATATTCTTGGAGATGCGGAACCTGAACGTTATGCCAAAGCATTAGAGATTGCTGCTCAAGATCCCAATAGTGATGGATTGCTTGTCATTCTCACGCCGCAAGCAATGACTGACCCAACTCGAACGGCTCAGCAATTGCAGTCCTACTCTCAACTGGGTAAACCCATTCTTACCAGTTGGATGGGAAATTCAGAAATTGCAGCCGGAGCAGAGTTGCTCAATCAAGCCAAGATTCCAACATTTGCTTACCCGGATACTGCGGCGCGATTGTTTAACTATATGTGGCGATATAGCTACAATCTGCGCGGCATCTACGAAACGCCAACTTTAGCCGAAGCTGAGACAGTAAATCGGCTCGAAATTGAACAGATCATTCAAAACGCGAGAACCGCACGAAGAACCCTACTCACAGAGTTTGAATCCAAGCAATTTCTCGCGGCTTACGGCATTCCAACTGTTGAAACCCAGGTGGCTCGGAGTGCGGAAGCAGCAGTTCAAGTGGCTGAAAAGCTAGGCTATCCAGTTGTGCTTAAACTGTATTCAGAAACGATTACCCACAAAACCGATGTCGGTGGTGTGCAATTAAACTTGCTGAATGCAGAGGCCGTTCGTGAGGCTTATCAAGCGATCGCGGCGACTGTTTTACAACGCACCCAGGACGCACAAGCCTTTCTCGGAGTCACCGTACAACCGATGATTCAAAGAGAGGGGTACGAATTAATCATTGGCAGCAGCCTTGATCCCCAATTTGGGTCTGTGATGCTATTCGGCTCTGGAGGGCAACTCGTTGAAGTGTATCGCGATCGCGCGATCGCACTTCCCCCCTTGAATACAACGCTCGCCCGGCGAATGATGGAGCAAACGCATATTTATCGAGCATTGCAGGGAGTACGAGGACGCAAAGCGGTCGATCTCGCCGCCCTAGAGCAACTCTTAGTTCGGTTTAGTCAGTTAGTCGTTGAGCAGCGATGGATTAAAGAGATTGAAATTAATCCTTTGCTTGCTTCGGCTGATAAGCTCTTGGCTTTGGATGCAAGGATTGTTCTACATGATCCGGATGTGACTGAAGCTGAACTCCCGAAATTAGCAGTTCGTCCTTATCCTAGTCAGTTTACTTGGAAGTACAAGCTATCTGATCAAAAAGAGGTGACGATTCGCCCGATTCGCCCTGAAGATGAGCCTTTGCTGATTCAATTCCATCAAACTTTGTCAGAGGAAAGCGTATATTTTCGCTACTTCCATATGATTGGGCTAAAACAGCGGATTGCTCACGAACGTCTGACTCGACTGTGTTTTATTGACTACGATCGCGAACTTGCTCTAGTCGCTGAAAGGAAAGATGCTCAAACCGGAGCATCTGAGATTTTAGCAATTGCAAGGCTGAGTAAACTACATGCGACGAATGATGCAGAGTTTGGAATGATGGTCAACGATCGCTATCAGCGTCAAGGGCTTGGAACCATGTTGCTCAACTGCTTGCTGAAGGTCGGACGGCATGAGCATCTTGAGCGCATTCGTGCTGAGATTCTTTGCGAAAACAGAGCGATGCAGCGCGTCTGTGAGAAACTGGGATTTCAGCTCAGACGGGATGCAGAAGAAGGCGTGATGAAAGCAGAGATTTCATTCGCGATCGACGAGTAA